One genomic region from Mytilus trossulus isolate FHL-02 chromosome 9, PNRI_Mtr1.1.1.hap1, whole genome shotgun sequence encodes:
- the LOC134683149 gene encoding sperm mitochondrial-associated cysteine-rich protein-like isoform X1: MLSLASKSSIKAEKKYIKLKSLQNLLIVLHRKETRRMKMSICLVASLLLVFVGASMANDEMMEDNELANHLVKRSVIPSPPCANDGANCRKNACCPGSTCVYGNCKSCNPRKCKKARDCCDQSSCVYGNCKSCNPRKCKKTRDCCGDSSCVYGNCTSCRARTCKGKNDCCKGYTCSYKKCVKKD; this comes from the exons ATGTTATCATTAGCGTCAAAATCGAGTATAaaagctgaaaaaaaatatattaagttaaaaagtctacaaaatttgctcat TGTCTTGCATAGAAAAGAAACAAGAAGAATGAAGATGTCTATTTGTTTAGTTGCCAGTCTGTTGTTAGTGTTTGTTGGag CATCCATGGCTAATGACGAAATGATGGAGGATAATGAGCTGGCCAACCA TCTTGTGAAAAGAAGTGTAATACCATCACCACCTTGTGCAAATGATGGAGCTAACTGTAGGAAAAATGCATGCTGTCCTGGTTCAACCTGTGTTTATGGCAACTGCAAGTCATGTAACCcaagaaaatgcaaaaaagctCGTGACTGCTGTGATCAATCTAGCTGCGTTTACGGAAACTGCAAATCATGTAACCCAAGAAAATGCAAAAAGACCCGTGATTGCTGTGGTGATTCAAGCTGCGTCTATGGAAACTGTACGTCATGTAGAGCAAGAACCTGTAAAGGAAAAAACGACTGCTGTAAAGGATATACATGTTCATACAAGAAATGCGTAAAGAAGGATTAA
- the LOC134683152 gene encoding keratin-associated protein 4-4-like gives MKLTTYLVTSLLLVFVEANMANAETMSDDGLVHKLVKRGLPLPPGLKKWCKNEGENCWDFRCCSGLSCVDLTCKSCNQRKCKNTRDCCNDSSCIYGNCKPCYPRTCKINRDCCIDSSCVSGNCKSCKQRTCKRSNDCCKGYNCSYKKCVQPKKN, from the exons atgaaGTTAACCACTTATTTAGTCACCAGTCTGTTGTTAGTGTTTGTTGAAG CAAACATGGCAAACGCAGAAACGATGTCGGATGATGGACTGGTCCACAA ACTTGTGAAGAGAGGTTTACCATTACCACCAGGACTAAAAAAATGGTGTAAGAATGAGGGAGAAAATTGCTGGGATTTTAGATGTTGTTCTGGTTTAAGCTGCGTTGATCTTACCTGCAAGTCATGTAATCAACGAAAATGCAAAAATACCCGTGATTGCTGTAATGATTCTAGCTGCATTTATGGAAACTGCAAGCCATGTTACCCGagaacatgtaaaataaaccGTGATTGCTGTATTGATTCAAGCTGCGTCTCCGGAAACTGCAAATCATGTAAACAAAGAACTTGTAAACGAAGTAATGACTGCTGTAAAGGATATAACTGTTCATACAAAAAATGCGTACAACCAAAGAAGAATTAA
- the LOC134683149 gene encoding keratin-associated protein 5-8-like isoform X2 → MKMSICLVASLLLVFVGASMANDEMMEDNELANHLVKRSVIPSPPCANDGANCRKNACCPGSTCVYGNCKSCNPRKCKKARDCCDQSSCVYGNCKSCNPRKCKKTRDCCGDSSCVYGNCTSCRARTCKGKNDCCKGYTCSYKKCVKKD, encoded by the exons ATGAAGATGTCTATTTGTTTAGTTGCCAGTCTGTTGTTAGTGTTTGTTGGag CATCCATGGCTAATGACGAAATGATGGAGGATAATGAGCTGGCCAACCA TCTTGTGAAAAGAAGTGTAATACCATCACCACCTTGTGCAAATGATGGAGCTAACTGTAGGAAAAATGCATGCTGTCCTGGTTCAACCTGTGTTTATGGCAACTGCAAGTCATGTAACCcaagaaaatgcaaaaaagctCGTGACTGCTGTGATCAATCTAGCTGCGTTTACGGAAACTGCAAATCATGTAACCCAAGAAAATGCAAAAAGACCCGTGATTGCTGTGGTGATTCAAGCTGCGTCTATGGAAACTGTACGTCATGTAGAGCAAGAACCTGTAAAGGAAAAAACGACTGCTGTAAAGGATATACATGTTCATACAAGAAATGCGTAAAGAAGGATTAA
- the LOC134683150 gene encoding uncharacterized protein LOC134683150, which produces MKVSICVVASLLLVFIGATMAVEEMMENNELAHKLVKRGIPVTPSTPSQCGNNGDSCRSNKCCIGYSCVYGSCKSCNPRKCKNTRDCCDDSSCISGNCKSCTPRICKKTRDCCNGSSCVYGNCKSCQERTCTRSNDCCGGYTCSYKKCIRSKKE; this is translated from the exons ATGAAGGTTTCCATTTGTGTAGTTGCCAGTCTGTTGTTGGTGTTCATTGGAG CAACCATGGCAGTCGAAGAAATGATGGAGAATAATGAGCTGGCTCACAA ACTTGTAAAGAGAGGAATACCTGTAACACCATCAACTCCATCACAATGTGGGAATAATGGCGATAGTTGCCGGTCAAATAAATGTTGTATTGGTTATAGCTGCGTGTACGGATCCTGCAAGTCATGTAACCcaagaaaatgcaaaaatactCGTGACTGCTGTGATGATTCTAGCTGCATTTCCGGAAACTGCAAGTCCTGCACCCCAAGAATATGCAAAAAGACAAGAGACTGCTGTAATGGATCGAGCTGTGTCTACGGAAACTGTAAGTCATGTCAAGAAAGAACTTGTACACGAAGCAATGACTGCTGTGGAGGATATACCTGTTCCTACAAGAAATGCATACGTTCCAAGAAGGAATAA